One segment of Gemmatimonadota bacterium DNA contains the following:
- a CDS encoding DUF72 domain-containing protein, with translation MTPEPGSLHIGTMGWTYRDWLGSFYPSDADRKVLLQHYARVFDALEIDSTFHFIPRPEVVTSWHDRTPGTFRFTAKLPGEITHERGLVDTEDLLTPFLASMALLGERLGCVLVQLPPGFRCNEETFSRVGSFLKLLPASDFRFAFEFRHGSWIKAEVFDLLRTHGVAWTMQDYPGVMPIVPEITADFTYIRWMGNTEDPRIGHFRESVVDRTQELIKWAERLKRDILPRVDTLYGFFNNYFSGHSPTDCNRMKRLLGLDTATPDFDRQLSLF, from the coding sequence ATGACGCCCGAACCCGGCTCCCTGCATATCGGCACGATGGGATGGACCTACAGGGACTGGCTTGGATCCTTCTACCCCAGCGACGCCGACCGGAAAGTCCTCCTGCAGCACTACGCCCGGGTCTTCGACGCCCTCGAAATCGACAGTACCTTCCACTTCATCCCCAGGCCGGAGGTGGTGACGTCCTGGCACGACCGCACCCCGGGGACGTTCCGCTTCACGGCCAAACTTCCCGGCGAGATCACCCATGAACGGGGCCTGGTGGACACGGAGGACCTGTTGACCCCGTTCCTGGCCAGCATGGCCCTCCTGGGCGAGCGTCTCGGCTGCGTGCTCGTTCAGCTTCCTCCCGGATTCCGGTGCAACGAAGAGACGTTCAGCCGGGTGGGATCATTCCTGAAACTCTTGCCCGCCAGCGACTTCCGCTTCGCCTTCGAGTTCAGGCACGGGTCATGGATCAAGGCGGAGGTGTTCGACCTGCTCCGGACGCATGGCGTGGCCTGGACCATGCAGGACTATCCCGGAGTCATGCCGATCGTGCCCGAGATCACCGCGGATTTCACCTATATCCGATGGATGGGCAATACGGAGGACCCGCGCATCGGCCACTTCCGGGAATCCGTCGTGGACCGCACCCAGGAGCTCATCAAGTGGGCGGAACGTCTGAAGCGCGACATCCTCCCCCGGGTCGACACGCTGTACGGGTTCTTCAACAACTACTTTTCCGGCCATTCACCCACCGACTGCAACCGGATGAAGCGGCTGCTCGGACTGGACACGGCCACCCCGGACTTCGACCGCCAGCTGAGCCTGTTTTGA